In the genome of Shewanella glacialimarina, one region contains:
- the prpF gene encoding 2-methylaconitate cis-trans isomerase PrpF produces the protein MTFKPQIKIPATYMRGGTSKGVFFNITDLPVAAQVAGNARDEILLRVIGSPDPYCKHTDGMGGATSSTSKVVLLSKSTQPEHDVDYLFGQVAIDKLFIDWSGNCGNLTAAVGSFAVSNGLIEPSRVPVNGTTVVRIWQANIHKTIIAHVPITNGEVQETGDFELDGVTFPAAEVQVEFLDPADGEGAMFPTGNVVDQLDVPNIGTFTVTMINAGIPTIFLNAVDIGYCGIELQDAINNDEAALAKFETIRAYGALKMGLISHLEEAKTRQHTPKVAFVAPEADYVSSSGKAISASEIDLSVRALSMGKLHHAMMGTAAVAIGTAAAIPGTLVNLAAGGIERQSVTFGHPSGTLRVGAEAKLIDGNWQVTKAIMSRSARVLMEGSVRIPQD, from the coding sequence ATGACGTTTAAACCACAGATAAAAATACCCGCTACCTATATGCGTGGCGGGACAAGTAAAGGAGTCTTTTTTAATATCACTGATTTACCGGTAGCAGCTCAAGTAGCCGGTAACGCCCGTGATGAGATATTACTCAGAGTTATTGGCAGCCCAGATCCTTATTGCAAGCATACAGATGGTATGGGCGGTGCGACCTCAAGTACTAGTAAAGTAGTACTTTTATCAAAAAGCACCCAGCCTGAACATGATGTAGATTACTTATTTGGCCAGGTAGCGATAGATAAACTCTTCATAGACTGGAGTGGTAATTGCGGCAACTTAACTGCTGCAGTTGGTTCATTTGCCGTAAGTAATGGATTAATCGAACCAAGCCGAGTGCCAGTAAATGGGACAACAGTTGTGCGTATATGGCAAGCCAATATTCACAAGACGATTATTGCTCATGTACCTATAACAAACGGCGAAGTACAAGAAACGGGTGACTTTGAACTTGATGGCGTGACGTTTCCAGCCGCTGAAGTACAAGTTGAGTTTTTAGACCCTGCCGATGGTGAAGGGGCGATGTTTCCTACAGGTAATGTGGTTGATCAATTAGACGTGCCTAACATTGGCACATTTACCGTAACTATGATTAATGCGGGTATCCCGACGATATTTTTAAACGCTGTAGATATAGGTTACTGCGGAATAGAGTTGCAAGACGCGATTAATAACGATGAAGCAGCTTTGGCAAAATTTGAAACTATTCGAGCCTATGGTGCATTAAAAATGGGACTAATCAGCCATTTAGAAGAAGCTAAAACCCGCCAACATACACCTAAAGTTGCCTTTGTTGCACCTGAAGCCGATTATGTTAGTTCAAGTGGTAAAGCGATTAGTGCTTCAGAAATTGATTTATCGGTGAGAGCGCTATCAATGGGTAAATTGCACCATGCCATGATGGGCACAGCAGCGGTTGCTATTGGCACTGCAGCAGCTATACCGGGGACATTAGTTAATCTTGCGGCTGGCGGCATTGAGCGCCAATCTGTTACCTTTGGTCACCCCTCAGGTACTTTACGTGTAGGGGCGGAAGCTAAGTTGATTGATGGTAACTGGCAGGTGACTAAAGCTATAATGAGTCGCAGTGCTAGAGTATTAATGGAAGGTAGTGTGCGTATACCTCAAGACTAA